One part of the Longimicrobiales bacterium genome encodes these proteins:
- a CDS encoding class I SAM-dependent methyltransferase: MSHSVRHHLRLEIDEYDATIRRFIPGYETMLKVAAEAVASVKPDLVVDLGSGTGGLSEVMLGQESVDIVELLDVDPEMMAQARNRLARFSDRVRFTLRSFDDPFSPCDAFAASLSLHHIPTLAAKTLLFQRAFAALRPGGVLVNADATMPRDAAEQELLYRGWADHMVSEGILEERAWEHFSEWAGEDTYLPLADELTALRSSGFLAERVWYAGPIGVVVARKPE; encoded by the coding sequence ATGTCTCATTCCGTTCGACACCACCTGCGCCTCGAAATCGACGAATACGATGCGACCATTCGGCGATTCATTCCGGGGTATGAAACGATGCTCAAGGTTGCAGCCGAGGCTGTCGCGTCTGTGAAGCCTGATCTGGTCGTTGATCTCGGGTCAGGGACCGGCGGACTGTCGGAGGTGATGCTCGGGCAGGAATCAGTCGACATCGTCGAGCTACTCGACGTGGATCCGGAGATGATGGCTCAGGCTCGAAATCGACTTGCTCGGTTCAGCGACCGGGTTCGGTTTACACTTCGATCGTTCGACGACCCGTTTTCGCCGTGCGATGCGTTTGCGGCTTCACTGTCCTTGCATCACATCCCGACGCTCGCAGCAAAGACACTGCTGTTCCAGAGAGCCTTCGCCGCGCTGCGTCCGGGCGGCGTGCTCGTGAACGCGGACGCCACGATGCCGAGAGACGCCGCTGAGCAGGAACTGCTCTACCGAGGCTGGGCGGACCACATGGTGTCGGAAGGGATCCTTGAGGAGCGCGCTTGGGAGCACTTCAGCGAATGGGCGGGGGAGGACACCTACCTGCCACTAGCAGATGAGCTGACGGCTCTCCGCTCCTCAGGCTTCCTGGCGGAGCGGGTCTGGTATGCGGGACCGATCGGGGTGGTCGTGGCGAGGAAGCCGGAGTAG
- a CDS encoding isoaspartyl peptidase/L-asparaginase, which yields MDRRNFVRTTAAGVAAAATPASLEAASGPIGSLTSGAQSAPAVHLRRARPLCIADVSSVRYTNGGTETGIERAYRGITEGEDMLDAMVAGVNIPELDPEEQGIGYGGLPNADGVVQLDACLMHGPRHWAGGVAGIEGIRTPSLVAKAVAELTDHHLIVGEGAREFARSLGFEVEDDLNTPASRELWLEWRRRVDPGHWLDPEERINGMSRTGEDTDPDTIRRRGGMQYRDLEHEARLMNFQEAALAAGLSMVDDGLIDPDSFWGTTSVEAVSADGDICGVTTTSGLSWKIPGRAGDSPILGAGQYLDNSVGAAGSTGRGEANLYNCASFLIVEFMRQGMSPKDAGMAALTRIKDNTIESRLLNERGLPNFDVRFFVLNKAGDYAGVAMYGSGESMFAVCDENGAREEALEGLLDGSPRG from the coding sequence ATGGACCGTCGAAATTTCGTACGCACCACGGCAGCCGGTGTCGCCGCTGCTGCGACCCCGGCATCTCTGGAAGCAGCCTCCGGCCCTATCGGAAGCCTAACTTCGGGTGCTCAATCGGCGCCCGCGGTTCATCTGAGGCGTGCCCGCCCGCTTTGCATCGCGGATGTAAGCAGCGTGCGCTACACGAATGGTGGCACGGAGACGGGAATCGAGCGTGCGTACCGGGGAATCACCGAAGGTGAGGACATGCTCGACGCGATGGTCGCGGGCGTGAATATCCCTGAACTTGACCCGGAGGAGCAGGGCATCGGGTATGGAGGGCTCCCGAACGCAGACGGCGTGGTCCAACTCGACGCGTGCCTAATGCACGGCCCCCGACACTGGGCGGGGGGCGTGGCTGGCATAGAGGGGATCCGCACTCCGTCACTCGTTGCAAAGGCGGTCGCTGAACTCACCGATCATCATCTCATCGTGGGAGAGGGTGCGCGTGAGTTCGCCCGCTCGCTGGGCTTCGAAGTGGAGGACGACCTAAACACCCCCGCTTCGAGAGAGCTGTGGCTGGAGTGGCGCCGCCGCGTCGACCCCGGCCACTGGCTGGACCCCGAGGAACGGATCAACGGCATGAGTCGGACCGGTGAAGACACCGACCCGGATACCATCCGTCGCCGCGGAGGAATGCAGTATCGCGACCTCGAGCACGAAGCGCGCCTCATGAATTTCCAGGAAGCGGCCCTCGCGGCTGGACTTTCCATGGTGGACGACGGTCTGATCGACCCGGACTCATTCTGGGGTACAACCAGCGTCGAAGCAGTCTCCGCAGATGGCGACATCTGCGGCGTCACGACGACCAGCGGCCTTTCGTGGAAGATCCCTGGGCGGGCTGGAGACTCGCCTATCCTCGGCGCGGGTCAGTACCTGGACAACAGTGTGGGAGCGGCCGGATCCACCGGCCGAGGAGAAGCCAATCTTTACAACTGCGCCTCGTTCTTGATCGTCGAGTTCATGCGCCAAGGCATGTCCCCCAAGGATGCCGGCATGGCCGCCCTGACACGGATCAAGGACAACACCATCGAAAGCCGCCTCCTCAACGAGCGAGGGCTACCCAATTTCGACGTCCGCTTCTTCGTGCTGAACAAAGCAGGTGACTATGCAGGCGTCGCGATGTACGGGTCGGGCGAATCGATGTTCGCGGTGTGTGACGAGAACGGAGCCCGCGAAGAGGCACTGGAAGGGCTCCTCGACGGGTCGCCGCGGGGGTAA
- a CDS encoding amidase family protein encodes MTRQRSRAFRALASAAVTTAIFIAIQPAVHAQEVGGVELIELTIAEAHEAMLAGTLTSRMLVEAYLDRIDAYDRNGPTINAIILTNPRVFARADSLDTALRRSGELTGPLHGIPFIVKDNFNTHDMPTTGGSASLAGSMAADDAYQVRKIREAGAIVLAKSNLAEFAFTALETVGSMLPGWTFNPYALNRVTAGSSGGTAAAVAANMGLIGLGSDTGNSIRGPSSHQALVGIRSTQGLTSRAGIMPLFAHRDIGGPMGRTVEDVVRVFDVIAGSDPVDAVTAEADARRPASYLTALKTDLTGVRIGVAKQIAYKQSADVEILARFGEAIRDLERLGATVVRDFEIADLAELRRGTGCSRFRYDIENYLAGIPDPPVRTLKEISESGRVYRTVLPSVMRFLEFEGTPETNEQCIRGLEQEARFREGLRAAMAEYDVEAIIYPSWSNPPRLVGDMTTPAGDNSQYPAPPTGFPALTVPMGFVRDQTLPAGLQVLGDAWSEPLIIRIAYAYEQGTMHRKPPPTAPPLSD; translated from the coding sequence ATGACTCGACAAAGATCTCGCGCCTTCCGTGCGCTCGCCTCGGCCGCCGTGACCACGGCGATCTTCATCGCCATCCAGCCCGCCGTCCATGCCCAAGAGGTCGGCGGAGTCGAGCTAATCGAGCTCACGATTGCCGAGGCGCACGAGGCGATGCTCGCCGGAACACTTACGTCGCGCATGCTCGTCGAAGCCTACCTCGACAGAATCGACGCGTACGACCGGAACGGCCCGACGATCAACGCGATCATTCTCACGAACCCTCGTGTGTTTGCCCGCGCAGATTCACTCGATACCGCGCTCCGACGCAGCGGTGAACTCACGGGGCCGCTTCATGGGATCCCGTTCATCGTGAAGGACAACTTCAACACGCATGACATGCCGACCACCGGTGGCTCGGCATCGCTCGCAGGGTCGATGGCGGCGGATGACGCATATCAGGTCCGCAAGATTCGCGAGGCAGGGGCGATCGTACTCGCCAAGTCGAATCTGGCCGAGTTCGCGTTCACGGCGCTCGAAACCGTCGGGTCGATGTTGCCCGGATGGACCTTCAACCCGTACGCGCTGAATCGAGTGACGGCAGGATCGAGCGGTGGGACGGCCGCCGCCGTCGCTGCGAACATGGGCCTGATCGGACTCGGCAGTGACACAGGAAATTCGATCCGCGGGCCTTCCAGCCATCAGGCACTCGTTGGGATTCGCTCCACCCAGGGGCTGACCAGCCGCGCCGGCATCATGCCACTCTTCGCCCACAGGGACATTGGCGGTCCCATGGGACGGACCGTCGAGGACGTAGTCCGAGTCTTCGACGTCATCGCCGGGAGTGATCCGGTTGACGCCGTGACCGCGGAGGCCGATGCGCGTCGCCCTGCCTCCTACCTGACGGCTCTCAAGACAGATCTCACTGGGGTCAGAATCGGTGTCGCGAAGCAAATCGCTTATAAGCAGAGCGCAGACGTCGAGATTCTGGCACGCTTCGGAGAAGCGATCCGCGACCTCGAGCGGCTCGGTGCCACGGTGGTCCGCGACTTTGAAATTGCTGACCTCGCCGAGCTCCGGAGAGGGACCGGATGCTCACGCTTTCGATACGATATCGAGAACTACCTCGCGGGGATCCCCGATCCACCTGTCCGCACGCTGAAAGAAATCTCGGAGAGCGGTCGCGTCTATCGAACCGTGCTGCCCTCGGTGATGCGCTTCCTCGAGTTCGAGGGGACACCTGAGACGAACGAGCAGTGCATCCGCGGATTGGAGCAGGAGGCGCGATTTCGCGAGGGCCTTCGTGCCGCGATGGCCGAATACGACGTCGAAGCGATCATCTATCCGAGCTGGAGCAACCCGCCCCGTCTCGTCGGAGACATGACGACGCCCGCCGGGGACAACAGCCAGTATCCGGCCCCACCCACCGGCTTCCCTGCCCTGACGGTCCCAATGGGCTTCGTTCGCGACCAGACATTGCCTGCAGGCCTGCAGGTTCTCGGGGACGCCTGGTCCGAGCCACTGATCATTCGAATCGCATACGCGTACGAGCAGGGCACAATGCACCGGAAGCCACCACCAACTGCGCCACCATTGTCTGACTAA
- a CDS encoding uracil-DNA glycosylase, with protein MQAEVCACRACPRLVAWREQVATEKRAAYRDEPYWGRPVPAFGDPSGRVLVVGLAPAAHGANRTGRMFTGDRSGDWLYRALHGAGFASQPTSTSLDDGLVLTDLVVTAGVRCAPPANKPTPAERDACRPWLEAELDVLTNVRVIVVLGGFAYQQTLRILGDRGLSIPRPRPKFGHGAEVEVSDALTVLCSFHPSQQNTFTGKLTEPMFDNIWNRARALISR; from the coding sequence ATTCAGGCCGAGGTCTGCGCGTGCCGCGCCTGCCCCCGACTCGTCGCATGGCGGGAACAAGTCGCCACCGAAAAGCGAGCCGCATACCGCGACGAGCCGTATTGGGGGCGTCCGGTCCCCGCCTTCGGAGACCCGAGTGGACGCGTGCTGGTCGTGGGCCTCGCGCCGGCGGCACACGGCGCGAATCGCACCGGCCGGATGTTCACGGGCGATCGTTCCGGCGACTGGCTGTACCGAGCACTTCACGGTGCCGGCTTCGCGAGCCAACCTACCTCCACCTCATTGGACGACGGGTTGGTTCTGACCGACCTCGTCGTGACAGCCGGTGTCCGTTGCGCGCCGCCAGCGAACAAGCCTACCCCGGCGGAACGCGACGCATGCCGCCCGTGGCTCGAGGCTGAACTGGACGTCCTGACGAACGTTCGTGTCATCGTGGTTCTCGGCGGCTTCGCTTATCAGCAGACGCTGCGAATCTTGGGAGATCGAGGGCTCTCGATCCCCAGGCCTCGGCCGAAGTTCGGGCACGGAGCCGAGGTCGAGGTGTCGGACGCACTCACGGTCCTCTGCTCCTTTCATCCGAGCCAGCAGAACACGTTCACTGGCAAACTCACCGAACCGATGTTCGACAATATCTGGAATCGCGCCCGAGCGTTAATCTCGAGGTAG
- a CDS encoding benzoate-CoA ligase family protein, with translation MTIILAVTYPHAMTAIPLQPLNIYDPFVRHHAEQHGDRRALLTDRGETTYGELHELAGRYATLLQEAGLKPTDRVLIALPDGVDYVGALFGILRAGAVVVMVNPQLKSDQTSYFLDYTTPTVALVHTEVFDEFSAAATELSAPPVFLEVGTESFSERLSSASPEPAFHPTLDAHAAMFLFSGGTTGNPKAVVQSHRSFLNTTKLYGQGTLGLTEDDVTLSVPKLFFGYATGSNLFFPLYAGATAALFPERCTTEAFFRRIEQFQPTVLINVPTMVNNLLGTEEQIPDLAGIRLSTSAGEALPVELHRKWEEQFGIPLLDGLGTAEMWHIFISNRPDDVRPGTLGRVVDGFDVRSCDLAGNDVPAGEMGIMRVRGDSLAIGYWQDDEKTRDAFQGEWYVSSDMISIDADGYVTYGGRADDMLKVSGKWLSPQELENCLLEHDSVREAAVVGVKTPDGLVKPSAFVILNRDFAASGDLAGVLQDWAKSRLEPYKYPRDVTFMTDLPRTHLGKVDRGKLSRGEGRSSDETIKVLSDGIETADNLTA, from the coding sequence TTGACCATCATTCTAGCTGTCACGTATCCTCACGCCATGACTGCAATACCACTACAACCGTTGAACATCTACGACCCGTTCGTCCGGCACCACGCCGAGCAGCACGGGGACCGGCGCGCACTCCTGACGGACCGCGGAGAAACGACCTACGGGGAGCTACACGAGCTGGCCGGCCGATACGCGACGCTCCTGCAGGAGGCGGGCCTGAAGCCGACCGACCGGGTGCTCATCGCCCTGCCGGACGGCGTGGATTATGTCGGCGCACTCTTCGGAATTCTCCGAGCGGGTGCCGTAGTAGTCATGGTCAATCCGCAATTGAAGTCGGATCAGACCAGCTACTTCCTCGACTACACCACACCGACCGTCGCCCTCGTGCATACCGAGGTATTCGACGAGTTCAGTGCAGCCGCGACGGAACTGAGCGCGCCCCCTGTGTTCCTCGAAGTGGGGACCGAGTCATTCTCGGAACGACTGTCTTCTGCCAGCCCCGAGCCTGCCTTCCATCCGACCCTCGACGCTCACGCGGCCATGTTCCTGTTCAGCGGCGGTACGACAGGGAATCCGAAAGCGGTCGTTCAGTCACATCGGTCGTTCCTGAATACGACCAAGCTCTACGGACAGGGGACGCTCGGCCTGACGGAAGACGACGTCACGCTCTCGGTACCCAAACTTTTCTTCGGGTACGCGACTGGAAGCAATCTCTTTTTTCCGCTCTATGCCGGTGCGACCGCCGCCCTGTTTCCGGAGCGCTGCACGACCGAGGCCTTCTTCCGCCGCATCGAGCAGTTCCAGCCGACCGTCCTCATCAACGTCCCGACGATGGTGAACAACCTGCTGGGCACCGAAGAACAGATCCCCGACCTCGCCGGCATTCGGCTGTCGACATCGGCGGGAGAGGCTCTGCCGGTCGAGCTGCATCGCAAGTGGGAAGAACAGTTCGGAATCCCGCTGCTCGACGGCCTCGGAACCGCTGAGATGTGGCACATCTTCATCTCCAATCGTCCAGACGACGTCCGACCCGGTACGCTGGGACGTGTCGTGGACGGCTTCGACGTCCGGTCATGTGATCTCGCTGGAAACGATGTCCCAGCCGGGGAAATGGGGATCATGCGGGTCCGAGGAGATTCTCTCGCAATCGGATATTGGCAGGATGATGAAAAAACGCGAGATGCATTCCAGGGCGAGTGGTATGTCTCGAGTGACATGATCAGCATCGACGCTGACGGCTACGTGACATACGGAGGGCGGGCCGATGACATGCTGAAGGTCAGCGGCAAATGGCTTTCTCCGCAGGAGTTGGAGAATTGTCTTCTCGAACACGATTCGGTGCGGGAGGCCGCGGTCGTCGGCGTGAAGACGCCGGACGGGCTCGTGAAGCCGAGTGCTTTCGTCATTCTCAATCGCGATTTTGCGGCTTCAGGTGATCTCGCGGGAGTGCTTCAGGACTGGGCCAAGAGTCGTCTTGAGCCCTACAAGTATCCTCGTGACGTGACCTTCATGACGGACCTGCCGCGGACCCACCTGGGGAAAGTCGACCGCGGCAAGCTATCTCGAGGCGAAGGTCGGTCCTCCGACGAGACGATCAAGGTCCTTTCGGACGGCATCGAAACAGCGGACAACCTCACCGCCTGA
- a CDS encoding creatininase family protein, whose translation MSIHRLAEMTWEEVRDARSDGSVAILPVGAVEAHGPHLPLGTDVVIAEAMARSCAEKLGEREVVAFVLPPLWYTAAGFADNFPGTICVDERTVSDLIRQIATSLKGQGITTLAIANAHLDPTHVDALRAVASDPPAGSRIVFLDLTQRRNAEQLTEEFQTGACHAGRFEGSIVLAENPELFREDKARELEPNPASLSTAIGKGHTSFEEAGGTRAYFGWPADATAEEGQATIETLGALLADAIVEEGA comes from the coding sequence ATGTCGATTCACCGTCTCGCAGAGATGACATGGGAGGAGGTACGCGATGCTCGCTCGGACGGCAGCGTCGCAATTCTTCCGGTCGGGGCTGTCGAAGCGCATGGCCCGCATCTGCCACTCGGCACGGATGTGGTAATCGCTGAGGCCATGGCCCGGTCCTGTGCGGAAAAGCTGGGCGAGCGTGAGGTTGTGGCCTTCGTTCTCCCGCCGCTGTGGTATACCGCGGCTGGCTTTGCGGATAACTTTCCAGGCACGATCTGCGTGGACGAACGCACCGTGTCCGACCTCATTCGTCAGATCGCGACTTCACTGAAAGGGCAGGGGATCACGACGTTGGCGATTGCGAACGCGCACCTCGATCCGACGCACGTGGATGCTCTCCGTGCCGTTGCATCCGACCCTCCCGCCGGGTCCAGGATCGTCTTTCTGGATCTCACGCAAAGACGCAATGCCGAGCAGCTCACCGAGGAGTTCCAGACCGGTGCCTGCCATGCGGGTCGATTCGAGGGAAGTATCGTCCTCGCGGAGAACCCTGAGCTGTTTCGTGAGGACAAGGCGCGAGAGCTGGAGCCGAATCCGGCTTCGTTGTCGACTGCCATCGGAAAGGGACACACCTCTTTTGAAGAGGCCGGCGGAACGAGGGCTTACTTCGGTTGGCCTGCGGACGCCACCGCCGAAGAGGGACAAGCCACCATCGAAACGCTGGGCGCACTGCTCGCCGACGCCATTGTTGAAGAGGGCGCATGA
- a CDS encoding SDR family NAD(P)-dependent oxidoreductase, with protein sequence MSALSRYNALVTGGGRGIGAAAGLALAKAGAKVSLAARNEAQVVEIASEIRRNGQEAFAFRCDVTDPRQVRDLALSATEAMGRIDILVNNAGTATSNPLSKITHAEWQHIMDVNATGTFLCSQAVYEKMASRRWGRIVNVASIAGLEGDKYISAYTAAKHAVVGFTKAMAIESKGKGITVNAVCPGYVDTPLTDETISRIMHHTGKSWEEALMSLLGQSGQPRLIRAHEVADEIVSLCLEESGGRNGELVILDASETP encoded by the coding sequence ATGAGCGCTCTCAGTCGATACAACGCCCTGGTCACCGGAGGTGGCCGAGGAATTGGAGCGGCCGCGGGCCTGGCATTGGCCAAGGCCGGTGCGAAGGTCTCGCTGGCCGCCAGGAACGAGGCGCAGGTGGTCGAGATCGCGTCCGAGATCAGGCGCAACGGCCAGGAAGCATTCGCGTTTCGTTGTGACGTGACCGATCCGCGTCAGGTGCGCGATCTGGCCTTGTCGGCGACCGAGGCCATGGGTCGCATCGACATCCTTGTGAACAACGCTGGGACCGCCACGTCGAACCCGCTCTCGAAAATCACGCACGCCGAGTGGCAGCACATCATGGATGTGAATGCGACCGGCACCTTTCTGTGCAGCCAGGCAGTGTACGAAAAGATGGCGAGTCGCCGGTGGGGTCGGATCGTCAATGTTGCGTCGATCGCAGGCTTGGAAGGTGACAAGTACATCTCGGCCTACACCGCCGCGAAGCACGCAGTGGTCGGCTTTACGAAGGCGATGGCGATCGAGTCCAAAGGGAAGGGCATCACCGTGAACGCAGTATGTCCCGGCTACGTAGACACCCCTCTGACCGACGAGACGATCTCTCGGATCATGCACCACACGGGCAAGTCGTGGGAGGAGGCGTTGATGTCCTTGCTGGGGCAGTCAGGCCAGCCTCGCCTGATCCGGGCTCATGAGGTAGCAGACGAAATCGTCTCGCTTTGCCTCGAGGAATCGGGCGGCCGGAACGGAGAACTCGTGATACTCGATGCTTCGGAGACGCCGTGA
- a CDS encoding RidA family protein has protein sequence MSYEHINPEALGEPKGWTNGMLAPAGGRVLFVAGQDAAMPEGHVVTDDFVEQFGIALAKTLAIVFAAGGDASSIGRMTVFVTDLDAYRAARKEIGGVYREHMGRHFPAMALMEVSRLVDPRGQVEIETTAVIAASGES, from the coding sequence GTGAGTTACGAGCACATCAACCCTGAGGCTCTGGGCGAGCCCAAGGGCTGGACCAACGGGATGCTGGCACCGGCCGGAGGGCGGGTGCTGTTCGTCGCGGGTCAGGACGCCGCCATGCCCGAAGGTCACGTAGTTACGGATGACTTTGTCGAGCAATTCGGTATCGCTCTCGCCAAGACCCTCGCGATCGTCTTTGCCGCTGGCGGTGACGCCTCGTCGATCGGCCGCATGACAGTTTTCGTTACCGACTTGGATGCGTATCGTGCGGCCCGAAAGGAGATCGGTGGCGTCTACCGTGAGCACATGGGCAGGCACTTCCCGGCAATGGCCCTGATGGAGGTGTCTCGCTTGGTGGATCCCCGCGGCCAAGTCGAAATCGAGACCACAGCAGTGATCGCTGCATCCGGAGAGAGTTGA
- a CDS encoding enoyl-CoA hydratase family protein, with amino-acid sequence MFQPKSFLYSLDADTGVATITLNRPDRLNALTFEVYDELRRAFYALHDEEDVRVIVLTGTGRGFCTGGDVEDIIGRLFEREMRGLLEFTRMTCDLILSIRKCRKPVVAALNGTVAGAGAVIATACDMRIGTESAKIAYLFTRVGLSGADMGAAWMLPRIVGMGKASELLMTGDFISAAEAYRIGLYNRIVDDGTVVEAATELAQKLARGPSFALEITKDSLNREASMDLAGALEAEAQIQAALMLHPDFRESYDAFIEKRPANFL; translated from the coding sequence GTGTTCCAGCCCAAGTCATTTTTGTATTCGCTCGACGCCGACACTGGTGTCGCGACAATCACGCTGAATCGTCCAGATCGACTCAACGCACTGACGTTCGAAGTGTACGACGAGCTCCGGCGCGCCTTTTACGCTCTCCATGACGAAGAGGACGTGCGGGTCATCGTGCTTACGGGCACTGGCCGTGGCTTCTGCACCGGCGGGGATGTTGAGGACATCATTGGCCGACTCTTTGAGCGTGAAATGCGGGGCCTGCTCGAATTCACGCGGATGACCTGCGATCTCATTCTGTCGATTCGGAAGTGCCGAAAGCCTGTTGTCGCCGCACTGAACGGCACGGTCGCCGGCGCGGGAGCCGTAATCGCGACTGCGTGCGATATGAGAATCGGCACCGAGTCAGCGAAGATTGCCTACCTATTTACCCGGGTGGGGTTGTCCGGTGCTGACATGGGCGCGGCCTGGATGCTTCCCCGAATCGTGGGCATGGGGAAGGCGAGCGAGTTACTCATGACGGGGGACTTCATCAGCGCCGCCGAAGCTTATCGGATCGGACTGTACAATCGAATCGTGGACGACGGTACGGTGGTGGAAGCCGCAACTGAGCTGGCACAGAAGCTCGCTCGCGGACCCTCGTTCGCACTCGAGATCACCAAGGACTCACTGAATCGTGAGGCGAGTATGGACCTCGCCGGTGCGCTCGAGGCCGAGGCTCAGATTCAGGCGGCGCTTATGCTGCACCCAGACTTCCGCGAGTCCTACGACGCATTCATCGAGAAGCGTCCCGCGAACTTTCTCTAA
- a CDS encoding acyl-CoA dehydrogenase family protein — protein sequence MSDIHSVRAFLESAHHEWNDKVASFASRELAERPEPVDDAAGREEARELLKLMGAAGIFAPIGHRDLRACCIARELVAAASPLADAVWALQGLAITPLLIAGTDAQRAQWVEPALAGEIMGAFAITEPEAGSDVASMRTRAVLDGDDYVIEGHKWFISNAGIADYYVVFASTDPDQGSRGISAFLVPADAEGLTFRGPQIMSAAHPLGKIVFDECRVPVDNRIGDEGRGFMIGMATLDQLRPTVGAASCGMAERALREALGHAVRREQFGQPLADFQIIQEKFGRMAIELAASRLLVYRAAWEKDRGADRITIEAAMAKAYATEAAQRIIDESIQILGARGVLADHPLDRLYRSVRSLRIYEGTTEIQHLIIAGQMIAEAKAEVADLEG from the coding sequence ATGTCTGATATCCATTCCGTCCGCGCATTTCTCGAGTCCGCCCACCACGAGTGGAACGACAAGGTGGCTTCGTTCGCCTCCCGCGAGCTCGCGGAGCGCCCTGAACCCGTTGATGACGCTGCCGGGCGAGAAGAGGCCCGGGAGCTTCTGAAGCTCATGGGCGCTGCCGGCATCTTTGCGCCGATTGGCCATCGCGACCTCCGTGCTTGTTGCATAGCGCGTGAACTCGTGGCGGCGGCATCACCGCTCGCCGACGCGGTATGGGCCCTCCAAGGGCTGGCCATCACGCCGCTCCTGATCGCCGGTACGGACGCCCAGCGCGCACAGTGGGTCGAGCCGGCGCTGGCCGGTGAGATCATGGGTGCCTTCGCGATCACAGAACCGGAAGCCGGCTCCGATGTCGCCTCTATGCGAACCCGTGCGGTTCTCGATGGCGACGACTATGTCATTGAGGGCCACAAGTGGTTCATCAGCAACGCGGGAATCGCCGATTACTACGTGGTCTTTGCTTCGACCGACCCGGACCAGGGTAGCCGTGGCATTTCGGCGTTCCTTGTGCCGGCCGACGCGGAGGGACTGACCTTCCGTGGCCCGCAGATCATGAGTGCAGCGCACCCGCTCGGGAAGATCGTGTTCGACGAGTGTCGGGTGCCGGTGGACAACAGGATCGGAGACGAGGGGCGTGGCTTCATGATCGGTATGGCGACGCTCGATCAGCTTCGGCCAACCGTTGGAGCTGCTTCGTGTGGAATGGCGGAGCGCGCGTTGCGTGAGGCGCTGGGACACGCGGTGCGGCGCGAGCAGTTCGGACAGCCGCTCGCCGACTTCCAGATCATCCAGGAGAAGTTCGGGCGCATGGCCATCGAGCTGGCCGCCTCTCGACTGCTCGTCTACCGGGCTGCCTGGGAGAAGGATCGCGGGGCCGATCGAATCACGATCGAGGCTGCGATGGCGAAAGCATATGCGACCGAGGCTGCGCAACGGATCATCGACGAATCGATTCAGATTCTCGGCGCTCGCGGGGTGCTGGCGGATCATCCGTTGGACCGGCTGTACCGCTCGGTCAGGTCACTGCGTATCTACGAGGGAACCACCGAGATCCAGCACCTGATCATCGCCGGCCAGATGATTGCTGAAGCGAAAGCCGAAGTCGCGGATCTCGAAGGGTGA